The Fimbriimonas ginsengisoli Gsoil 348 genome window below encodes:
- a CDS encoding ABC transporter permease, giving the protein MKGLIRKETGIFVLLVVLCLVTALKEPRFLSAQNLVNTSRLIGLYGIFSIGAGLVIITGGIDLSVGSMFALLGVLLAMWLSEKHWSPMLAIAAVLALGTALGTFHAFLITKLRMQPFIVTLCGLLFYRGMARFIANDETKGFGGAQGFESLQKFATGSLFGLPMPVVILLVVSLIMGVLLHRSVWGRHLFAAGRNEEAARYSGINTVRVIGSTYVIGGFLAAIAGILIAFYTNSISPSGHGNFYELYGIAAAVLGGCSLRGGEGSIVGILLGTILLQVLRNLVIFLNIPSSLEFAVIGAVILIGVLADQTLSRRAALRRTT; this is encoded by the coding sequence ATGAAAGGATTGATTCGAAAAGAGACCGGGATCTTTGTGCTTCTCGTGGTGCTGTGCCTCGTCACCGCGCTCAAGGAGCCTCGTTTTCTAAGCGCACAAAACCTGGTCAATACCAGCCGCCTTATCGGCCTCTACGGCATCTTTAGCATCGGCGCCGGACTGGTCATCATCACCGGCGGCATCGATCTTTCGGTCGGATCGATGTTCGCGCTCCTCGGCGTCTTGCTAGCGATGTGGCTCAGCGAGAAACACTGGTCGCCGATGCTCGCGATTGCCGCCGTCCTTGCGCTCGGCACGGCCCTAGGCACCTTCCACGCGTTCCTCATCACCAAGCTGCGCATGCAGCCGTTCATCGTAACCCTATGCGGGCTGCTCTTCTACCGAGGCATGGCGCGATTTATCGCCAACGATGAAACGAAAGGGTTCGGAGGCGCGCAAGGATTCGAATCTCTGCAGAAGTTCGCGACCGGAAGCCTGTTCGGCCTCCCGATGCCGGTCGTCATTCTGCTCGTGGTTAGCCTCATCATGGGGGTCTTGCTGCACCGGTCGGTTTGGGGCCGGCACCTGTTCGCGGCCGGACGAAACGAAGAAGCTGCCCGCTACTCCGGTATCAACACGGTCCGGGTGATCGGCAGCACCTATGTCATCGGAGGCTTTTTGGCCGCGATCGCCGGCATCCTCATCGCGTTCTACACGAACTCGATTTCTCCGTCCGGACACGGCAACTTCTACGAGCTTTACGGCATCGCCGCCGCCGTCCTCGGCGGCTGCAGCCTCCGAGGAGGCGAAGGGTCGATCGTGGGCATCCTCCTCGGCACGATCCTGCTGCAGGTGCTCCGTAACTTAGTGATCTTCCTCAACATCCCTAGTTCGCTCGAGTTCGCCGTCATCGGCGCCGTCATCCTCATCGGCGTTCTCGCCGACCAAACCCTCTCCCGCCGCGCCGCCCTCCGCCGAACGACGTAA
- a CDS encoding Gfo/Idh/MocA family protein, producing the protein MRIGVIGWGLRKGVAQLAHRPEEGRELVVLADPSEEARRAFHAYSGGETVETVAEMLEKNLDAAFVLSPDWLHEEHAVACLEAGVPIYLEKPMAISVEGCDRVLETSRRTGVKLYVGHNMRQFAVVRKMKEWIDAGRIGEVKAAWCRHFVSYGGEAYFRDWHADRSKSTGLLLQKGAHDIDILHWLCGGFSKRVTAMGALSVYGDIQERQEPGETVKVAFEKTWPPQSLTKLYPVVDVEDVSMMLMELDNGVLASYQHCMFSPDAWRNYTVIGTHGRIENFGDAPGQAVVRLWNQSHHYSPEGDDQYAVPTASGDGHGGADGRTVDEFFRFLQHGCATDATPEAARMAVAAGVAATESLRNGSVPIEVAS; encoded by the coding sequence ATGCGAATCGGAGTGATTGGGTGGGGGTTGAGGAAAGGGGTGGCGCAGCTCGCGCATCGGCCCGAAGAGGGGCGGGAGCTCGTGGTGCTCGCCGACCCGAGCGAGGAGGCCCGCCGCGCTTTTCACGCCTACTCCGGCGGCGAAACCGTGGAAACCGTCGCCGAGATGCTGGAGAAAAACCTCGACGCCGCCTTCGTTCTCTCCCCCGACTGGCTGCATGAAGAGCATGCCGTCGCCTGCCTCGAAGCCGGGGTGCCGATCTATCTCGAAAAGCCGATGGCGATCTCCGTAGAAGGATGCGACCGCGTCCTCGAAACCTCCCGCCGAACGGGGGTCAAGCTGTACGTGGGCCATAACATGCGGCAATTCGCCGTGGTCCGCAAGATGAAGGAGTGGATCGACGCCGGGCGGATCGGCGAAGTCAAAGCGGCCTGGTGCCGCCACTTCGTCAGCTACGGCGGCGAGGCGTATTTCCGCGACTGGCATGCCGACCGGTCGAAATCGACCGGTCTGCTCCTCCAGAAGGGAGCCCACGACATCGATATCCTCCATTGGCTCTGCGGCGGATTCTCAAAGCGGGTGACCGCCATGGGGGCGTTAAGCGTCTACGGCGATATCCAGGAGCGGCAAGAACCCGGGGAGACGGTGAAAGTCGCCTTCGAAAAGACCTGGCCGCCCCAATCGCTGACCAAGCTCTACCCGGTCGTGGACGTAGAGGACGTGAGCATGATGCTAATGGAGCTCGACAACGGCGTGCTCGCCAGCTACCAGCACTGCATGTTCTCTCCCGACGCCTGGCGCAATTACACCGTAATCGGCACCCACGGCCGGATCGAGAATTTCGGCGACGCCCCAGGCCAAGCCGTGGTCCGCCTCTGGAATCAATCGCACCACTACTCGCCGGAAGGTGACGACCAGTACGCCGTCCCCACCGCCTCGGGCGACGGCCATGGCGGCGCCGATGGGCGCACGGTGGACGAGTTCTTCCGATTTCTCCAACACGGCTGCGCAACCGACGCCACCCCCGAAGCCGCCCGAATGGCCGTCGCCGCCGGAGTCGCCGCCACCGAATCGCTCCGAAACGGCAGCGTGCCGATAGAAGTTGCCTCCTGA
- a CDS encoding response regulator transcription factor, with protein MTGNVSGEAPKREEQVLVLAAGGLTDKEIAVRLGISPDTVGTYWRRILAKYQAASRTEVVAKYTQERARAAVDNLRYVNECLKLVNEHMIQHAVGTGSIAASLSDAILASLADWVLLIDVQGTVLFSNRKMPSNCLVKDVFRFEDGVIEDVLALAAAEPTDVTLHAEAPLDEALRGTYAFRMTPCLGESVGNVVACGRAV; from the coding sequence ATGACCGGGAACGTGTCGGGCGAAGCTCCGAAGCGGGAGGAGCAAGTGTTGGTTCTAGCGGCGGGCGGCCTTACAGATAAGGAAATTGCCGTCCGTCTCGGCATCAGTCCGGATACCGTGGGCACGTACTGGCGGCGGATCTTGGCCAAGTACCAGGCCGCCAGCCGGACGGAGGTGGTCGCCAAATACACCCAGGAGCGGGCCCGCGCGGCGGTGGACAACCTCCGATACGTCAACGAGTGCCTAAAGCTGGTGAACGAACACATGATCCAGCACGCGGTCGGCACCGGTTCGATCGCCGCTTCGCTTTCCGACGCCATCTTGGCTAGCCTCGCCGACTGGGTTCTTTTGATCGACGTGCAGGGGACGGTGCTCTTCTCCAATCGGAAGATGCCGAGCAACTGCCTCGTCAAAGATGTGTTTCGTTTCGAAGACGGGGTGATCGAGGACGTTCTCGCGCTCGCGGCGGCAGAGCCGACGGACGTTACTTTGCACGCGGAAGCGCCGCTAGACGAGGCACTGCGTGGGACGTATGCGTTCCGCATGACTCCCTGTCTGGGAGAGTCGGTGGGGAACGTCGTCGCCTGCGGCCGGGCCGTGTAA
- a CDS encoding transglutaminase domain-containing protein codes for MSPALALLLTILSPVADAPRALPGTTWIKDPSLFAALDEKVAQLQVPPGSSVRDIASALNSISNGELERARALFDWIAGHMAYDDDAVAKRSFERDPAVLAATLRSDCGGFARLFHAVGKEMGLTIHEVGGVIRSLQPPAEIFISDSKQFVKGQWLVSHVWNTVKIGDATGLLDCTAACTRSITNGKLTDRARINEEFFLPEPGAFATRYIPDESKYGLVDHLPVATALAGLPIVYPIASRTGLDPAALQPAMSDSGPFKRLVFKGFGSVGAWSQLTSEGSTVNRSTLSQSDGKDLVVWIAPPAGPSCLNIWWMDSKGKERIVASYPIGLNTASPKLPTIYKIFGESRSELSEPIAGELKADEPVTFRIRIPGADSAGLICNDQPVVHLQRNGDWFFGRGTVPQGKVCVCAQFGGKSYWHGLLLYDVR; via the coding sequence ATGTCCCCCGCGCTCGCGCTGCTCCTCACCATACTGTCTCCCGTTGCGGACGCACCCCGGGCGCTGCCTGGAACCACGTGGATCAAAGACCCCTCGCTTTTCGCTGCGCTGGATGAAAAGGTTGCTCAGCTTCAGGTTCCTCCGGGATCTTCGGTCAGAGACATTGCTTCGGCCCTAAACTCGATATCGAACGGGGAGTTGGAGAGGGCTCGCGCGCTCTTCGACTGGATTGCCGGGCACATGGCTTATGACGACGACGCGGTCGCCAAGAGGTCTTTTGAACGCGACCCTGCAGTGTTGGCGGCGACCCTTCGTTCCGACTGTGGTGGTTTCGCCAGACTCTTCCACGCCGTTGGCAAGGAGATGGGATTGACGATCCACGAGGTCGGGGGCGTCATACGGTCGCTCCAACCTCCAGCCGAAATCTTCATTTCCGATTCGAAGCAGTTTGTTAAGGGACAGTGGCTGGTAAGCCACGTCTGGAACACGGTAAAGATCGGCGATGCGACCGGCCTGCTTGATTGCACGGCCGCATGTACGCGCAGCATCACGAACGGAAAACTCACCGACCGCGCGAGAATCAACGAGGAGTTCTTTCTCCCGGAGCCTGGAGCATTTGCGACCCGATACATCCCCGATGAGTCCAAATACGGCTTGGTGGATCACCTTCCGGTCGCAACGGCTCTCGCCGGCCTGCCGATCGTTTATCCGATCGCGTCTCGCACGGGTCTCGATCCCGCCGCTCTGCAACCCGCGATGAGCGACTCCGGTCCCTTCAAACGCCTCGTTTTCAAGGGCTTCGGGAGTGTGGGAGCGTGGTCTCAACTGACTTCCGAAGGCAGTACGGTGAATAGATCCACTCTGAGCCAATCCGACGGGAAGGACCTCGTCGTCTGGATCGCTCCGCCCGCGGGACCCTCCTGCCTGAACATTTGGTGGATGGATAGTAAAGGAAAGGAGCGCATCGTCGCCAGTTATCCGATCGGATTGAATACGGCTAGCCCGAAATTGCCGACCATTTACAAAATCTTCGGCGAGAGCCGATCTGAGCTTTCGGAACCGATCGCCGGCGAGTTGAAAGCCGACGAACCGGTTACCTTCCGGATCCGGATTCCAGGTGCGGACAGTGCCGGGCTCATTTGCAACGACCAACCGGTCGTTCACCTGCAGCGGAACGGCGATTGGTTCTTTGGCCGTGGCACCGTGCCCCAAGGCAAGGTCTGCGTGTGCGCCCAGTTCGGCGGCAAGAGCTACTGGCACGGACTCCTGCTATACGACGTCCGCTAA
- a CDS encoding alpha/beta hydrolase, whose product MDTSPKGLRVDIEAFEDGGLTSGPRGIHVYLPHGYDSGDESYCVVYLNDGQAWLAGVWDGPQLRCDLTYDALFAAGLVKAAIFVAIDFRREGRIRDLTPAQDEEGNLEGYSRFVSERLKPYIDAQFRTKPDPASTAIIGISMGGLASFLMAHRHPETFGMAACMSPSFWHGDRCAIELLRSDGRSKQAVRFWLDAGGSEYGAWKDVREVYSILEQRGWTSGLDLAAHLDYTGEHAIPAWRDRIWQMLYFLLHKDPLRLEDFRLVPAVRPSGPSMDLGIGLRRIVGAEAWYENGLRLNLPHPMLTVDAPSVVSVDDHDPALLQPVGRGQTTVRSTYGRLEASLSVITPDPDASQPLLPCLRDRFDLPYKVLDADLEPVGRFGVRYDDEHLYLRIESYRKTEHKAATGNPFEQSHVRVCLDARPESVLCRGDGYDNGEPFLRLAVGPGVGSVALRSSEKGLEWSTAIPKGIDTACEVLPDGYRLSLTIHRRLLDDRQGSPWRFFRLNVGISDLRGSETTTAWWQPEWHLFESPIASGIFERR is encoded by the coding sequence ATGGACACATCTCCGAAGGGGCTGCGAGTTGATATCGAAGCTTTTGAGGATGGGGGGCTTACTTCCGGGCCTCGGGGGATTCATGTGTATCTCCCTCACGGTTACGATAGCGGTGACGAAAGCTATTGCGTCGTTTACCTAAACGACGGGCAAGCCTGGCTGGCTGGAGTTTGGGACGGCCCTCAGCTCCGGTGTGACCTCACCTACGATGCCCTCTTTGCCGCCGGCCTCGTCAAAGCCGCCATTTTCGTCGCCATCGATTTTCGACGCGAGGGAAGAATTCGCGACCTCACCCCCGCCCAAGATGAGGAGGGCAATCTGGAAGGCTACTCTCGGTTTGTCTCCGAACGGCTCAAGCCCTATATCGACGCTCAATTCCGGACTAAGCCCGATCCCGCTTCCACGGCAATTATTGGGATTTCCATGGGCGGTTTGGCCTCCTTCCTGATGGCTCACCGCCACCCGGAAACCTTTGGAATGGCCGCCTGTATGTCCCCTTCCTTTTGGCACGGCGACCGTTGCGCGATCGAGTTGCTCCGCTCGGACGGAAGAAGCAAACAAGCGGTGCGCTTTTGGCTGGATGCCGGCGGCAGCGAATACGGAGCGTGGAAAGACGTCCGGGAGGTCTACTCGATTCTGGAGCAACGCGGATGGACAAGCGGGCTGGACCTTGCGGCTCACCTCGATTACACCGGAGAGCACGCCATTCCCGCATGGCGGGATCGGATCTGGCAGATGCTTTACTTCCTGCTCCACAAGGATCCCTTACGCCTGGAGGATTTCCGACTTGTGCCGGCGGTCCGCCCGAGCGGTCCATCTATGGATCTGGGAATCGGGCTAAGACGAATCGTAGGCGCTGAGGCCTGGTACGAGAATGGGCTAAGGCTGAACCTGCCCCATCCCATGCTCACGGTCGATGCCCCCTCCGTCGTTTCTGTGGACGACCATGATCCGGCTCTCCTGCAACCGGTCGGAAGGGGACAGACGACGGTTCGCTCGACCTATGGCCGCTTAGAGGCCTCGTTGTCGGTGATTACTCCCGATCCGGACGCTTCGCAGCCGCTCCTGCCGTGTCTTCGCGACCGGTTCGATCTGCCTTATAAGGTTTTGGACGCAGATCTAGAACCCGTGGGGAGGTTCGGAGTTCGATACGACGATGAGCACCTCTACCTGCGTATCGAGAGCTACCGAAAGACGGAGCATAAGGCGGCGACGGGGAATCCTTTCGAGCAAAGTCACGTCCGCGTCTGCCTCGATGCCCGCCCGGAATCCGTCCTGTGTCGGGGCGATGGTTACGACAACGGAGAGCCTTTTCTTCGCCTCGCTGTAGGCCCCGGAGTCGGATCGGTGGCTCTTCGATCTTCGGAAAAGGGCCTTGAATGGTCTACCGCTATTCCAAAGGGTATCGATACAGCTTGTGAAGTTCTTCCGGATGGCTATCGTCTCTCACTCACTATTCATCGCCGGCTCCTCGACGATCGGCAAGGGAGCCCTTGGCGATTCTTCCGCCTCAACGTCGGCATCTCAGATCTCCGAGGTAGCGAAACCACAACGGCTTGGTGGCAACCCGAATGGCACCTGTTCGAATCCCCAATCGCATCGGGGATCTTCGAACGGCGCTAA
- a CDS encoding DUF488 family protein yields the protein MTILTAGYGNRGFGPFIELMKGHGVTHLVDVRSVPQSSYWEDFRRQRLEQIVPPTGLRYIYMGDTLGGKPVYAEGSPAASDEKAHLFCKADPSAVDLHPLFNDPNFRLGLEKLTKAAADPNRKICLICGCLRPHNCHRSRLIGEALVSEGVEVFHLDPNGNPVTQKQVMLESAPIQTSLF from the coding sequence GTGACGATCCTTACCGCCGGGTATGGAAACCGAGGTTTCGGCCCCTTCATCGAACTGATGAAGGGCCACGGCGTGACGCACCTGGTCGACGTGCGAAGCGTCCCGCAGTCCAGCTACTGGGAAGACTTCCGCCGCCAACGCCTGGAGCAAATCGTCCCGCCCACGGGGCTTCGTTACATCTACATGGGCGACACGCTCGGTGGAAAGCCGGTATATGCGGAGGGGTCCCCGGCGGCTTCTGACGAAAAGGCGCATCTCTTTTGTAAAGCCGACCCATCCGCAGTCGATCTGCACCCACTGTTCAACGATCCGAATTTTCGGCTTGGTTTGGAGAAGCTGACGAAGGCGGCAGCGGACCCGAATCGCAAAATCTGCCTAATATGCGGCTGCTTACGTCCGCATAACTGTCACCGGTCACGGTTGATCGGAGAAGCTCTAGTGTCAGAAGGCGTCGAGGTATTCCACCTTGACCCAAATGGAAATCCGGTGACTCAAAAGCAGGTGATGCTGGAAAGCGCGCCCATCCAGACGTCACTTTTCTAG
- a CDS encoding RNA polymerase sigma factor gives MKGNGAEGFEQVFEAHQAQVYRFALRLCGSREEAEDLAAEAFAAAFQNWDRFRGESSATTWLYGIVLNRWRMQWRRKRLRPERLEAAEAIAQTFQFQALELAEALNALPDPLREAFLLVKGEGLSHAEAAKAVGAPVGTMYFRVHQAVRRLRASLAAEPFPVRSIEVTCEQEL, from the coding sequence ATGAAAGGGAACGGGGCGGAAGGCTTTGAGCAGGTGTTCGAGGCGCATCAGGCCCAGGTCTATCGGTTCGCCTTGCGACTGTGCGGCAGTCGCGAGGAGGCCGAGGACTTGGCGGCGGAGGCGTTCGCCGCGGCGTTTCAAAACTGGGACCGGTTCCGCGGGGAGTCGTCGGCCACCACTTGGCTGTACGGCATCGTGCTGAACCGGTGGCGGATGCAGTGGCGGCGCAAGCGCCTCCGGCCCGAACGGCTGGAAGCGGCGGAAGCGATCGCTCAGACATTTCAGTTCCAAGCGCTGGAGCTGGCAGAGGCGCTCAACGCCCTGCCGGACCCGCTGAGAGAGGCGTTTCTCCTTGTAAAAGGAGAGGGACTCTCCCACGCGGAAGCGGCCAAGGCGGTTGGCGCGCCGGTCGGCACGATGTACTTTCGGGTGCATCAGGCCGTTCGGAGGCTTCGAGCGAGCTTGGCGGCCGAGCCGTTTCCCGTTCGATCGATTGAGGTGACGTGTGAGCAAGAGCTGTAA
- a CDS encoding anti-sigma factor family protein: MSKSCNGYEKWLDRYQTGELEPEIRQSLESHLAACEACRQALEFRRRLTSQLAAEVAVPISLRSRVTDKIDRPAPRTWLERTLGDPKLKKTLLSTFGALAALIVGASLFPGSAEASPSPIDVFRAMHDAVQKKIDHDVVISYAPDYKIVLDGKSIATRPNETVVLDARGASKVLKKGEKSFKTIRFGDNKNFLVLVDRASPDKTYKVEVDPVSKLPKECWVYLAGKGKDGKSMIRLRYIPSKRGK, encoded by the coding sequence GTGAGCAAGAGCTGTAACGGGTACGAAAAGTGGCTCGACCGGTACCAAACGGGCGAGTTGGAACCAGAGATCCGGCAATCGCTGGAGTCCCACCTGGCGGCGTGCGAAGCTTGCCGCCAGGCGCTGGAGTTTCGGCGGAGGCTCACCTCGCAACTTGCGGCCGAAGTGGCCGTGCCGATTTCGCTGCGATCGCGCGTCACCGACAAAATCGATCGACCCGCCCCGCGGACATGGCTGGAAAGAACGCTTGGAGATCCCAAATTGAAGAAGACCCTGCTTTCCACCTTCGGCGCCCTCGCCGCCCTCATCGTCGGCGCTTCCCTCTTTCCCGGCTCCGCCGAGGCGTCACCATCGCCGATCGACGTGTTCCGGGCGATGCACGATGCCGTTCAGAAAAAGATCGACCACGACGTGGTGATCTCCTACGCACCCGACTACAAGATCGTGCTCGATGGCAAATCGATCGCCACGCGCCCCAACGAAACCGTCGTTCTCGACGCCAGAGGGGCGTCGAAGGTCCTTAAGAAAGGGGAGAAGTCGTTTAAGACGATCCGGTTCGGAGACAACAAGAACTTCCTCGTTCTCGTGGATCGCGCCTCCCCCGATAAAACCTATAAGGTGGAAGTAGACCCCGTTTCGAAGCTCCCCAAGGAATGCTGGGTGTATCTCGCCGGCAAAGGAAAGGACGGGAAATCGATGATTCGGCTGCGGTACATCCCCTCAAAGCGAGGGAAGTAG
- a CDS encoding AAA family ATPase, with protein sequence MAPIFWITGPPAAGKSTLCAALLARYERAILIPVDDLRLWVVSGISESVPWTDETERQFQVAERATCAVARTYHEAGFAVAIDHCRNMSRLEAVISQELAGLPVTRVCLMPELEENLRRSHTRTNKSFDPHMLDDTIHYTNTHYREDIPPGWQVIDNTGLSVDETIRLIAPG encoded by the coding sequence TTGGCACCCATCTTCTGGATTACCGGACCGCCGGCGGCAGGCAAGAGCACTCTCTGCGCGGCGCTGCTGGCACGGTACGAGCGCGCGATACTGATTCCGGTTGACGACCTCCGTCTCTGGGTGGTCTCTGGGATATCGGAATCGGTCCCCTGGACCGATGAGACGGAACGGCAATTCCAAGTCGCCGAAAGAGCCACCTGCGCGGTCGCGCGCACCTATCACGAAGCCGGCTTCGCCGTTGCCATCGATCACTGCCGCAACATGAGCCGGCTAGAAGCCGTGATCTCGCAAGAACTCGCGGGCCTGCCGGTCACCCGCGTCTGCCTCATGCCGGAGCTCGAGGAAAACCTCCGGCGCAGCCACACGCGAACCAACAAATCGTTCGACCCGCACATGCTGGACGACACGATCCACTACACGAACACCCACTACCGCGAAGACATCCCACCGGGCTGGCAGGTGATCGATAACACCGGGTTGTCGGTCGATGAGACCATCCGATTGATCGCGCCCGGTTAG
- a CDS encoding DUF2171 domain-containing protein, with the protein MIDTQRIQVRQEVVGLDGEHVGTVDHLDGNTIKLTRKDSDSEGQHHWIPLDLVAEVDDKVYLSVTTPEAKELWLVSGPTHEV; encoded by the coding sequence ATGATCGACACGCAACGAATTCAAGTGCGCCAGGAAGTGGTGGGTCTCGACGGCGAGCACGTCGGCACGGTGGATCACCTCGACGGGAACACGATCAAGCTGACCCGAAAGGACTCCGATTCCGAAGGGCAGCACCACTGGATTCCCCTGGATCTCGTGGCCGAGGTGGACGATAAGGTCTACCTGAGCGTCACGACCCCCGAAGCCAAAGAGCTTTGGCTGGTAAGCGGGCCAACTCACGAAGTCTAA
- a CDS encoding RNA polymerase sigma factor, whose protein sequence is MKHVDDVFRYAMSRMGQREEAEDVAMEVVQALPNPCYRRDLRVYMIGMARRKIADRLRRRHPVNEIRESEAASRFDHASDEAAMVARTMSSLSPEHREALAMKYVVGLSSAEIGAAMGKRPEAVDSLMQRARDAFAREWTRTSSDEVNL, encoded by the coding sequence ATGAAACATGTCGACGACGTGTTCCGCTACGCGATGTCTCGAATGGGACAGCGGGAAGAGGCGGAAGACGTGGCGATGGAGGTGGTGCAGGCGCTTCCCAACCCGTGTTACCGCCGCGACCTCCGCGTGTATATGATCGGCATGGCGAGGCGAAAGATCGCCGACCGGCTGCGTCGGCGGCATCCGGTGAACGAAATACGAGAATCGGAAGCGGCTAGCCGTTTCGATCACGCATCGGACGAAGCCGCAATGGTCGCCCGCACGATGTCCAGCCTAAGCCCGGAACACCGGGAGGCGCTGGCGATGAAATACGTCGTTGGACTCTCCAGCGCGGAGATCGGCGCCGCGATGGGCAAGCGGCCGGAAGCCGTCGACAGCCTGATGCAACGGGCTCGCGACGCTTTCGCAAGGGAATGGACCCGAACCTCGAGCGATGAGGTGAACCTATGA
- a CDS encoding TrmH family RNA methyltransferase, translated as MCARRMRPSLSPCPLVVRPLSGDLTPDFVRALHFRRARDETGLFMAEGARFLAAAWREAASFAGLVVCPALLHGEDAWGMVDRLRKAQVPTLRVDPRTYASVSLCHSSPDDPVERLPAAARQGILAIFRQRWEPLPDRLRRNDLWIGVESVRTPGNFGTMLRGGDAVGASGVIVFDRSEAGTPTGPDPYDPAVVRATMGSLFAHRLIRTTHRDFRRWAGRSEISAIGATPEAATDYRSITYRRPVLLMMGDERAGLSDGQRGSCDRLVRIPMVGSPDSLNLAMAGTLMLYEAYNQRHPVARRER; from the coding sequence ATGTGCGCAAGGAGGATGCGGCCTAGTCTCTCGCCGTGTCCACTCGTCGTCCGCCCGCTCTCGGGCGATTTGACTCCCGATTTCGTACGCGCCTTGCATTTTCGGCGCGCCCGCGATGAAACTGGCCTATTTATGGCCGAAGGGGCCCGGTTCCTCGCCGCCGCCTGGCGGGAGGCCGCATCGTTTGCCGGGTTAGTGGTGTGTCCCGCGCTTCTTCACGGGGAAGACGCTTGGGGGATGGTGGACCGCCTCCGCAAGGCGCAGGTCCCGACGTTGCGCGTCGATCCGAGGACGTACGCCTCCGTTTCCCTTTGTCATTCGTCGCCGGACGACCCGGTGGAGCGACTCCCCGCGGCGGCCCGGCAGGGGATCTTGGCGATCTTCCGCCAGCGCTGGGAGCCGCTTCCGGACCGCCTTCGCCGAAACGACCTCTGGATTGGGGTGGAGTCGGTTCGCACTCCCGGCAACTTTGGGACGATGCTGCGCGGAGGCGATGCGGTGGGGGCTAGCGGCGTCATCGTATTTGACCGGTCGGAGGCCGGCACCCCCACAGGACCGGACCCCTACGACCCCGCCGTCGTAAGGGCGACCATGGGCTCTCTCTTCGCCCACCGCCTGATTCGGACCACCCACCGCGACTTTAGGCGCTGGGCGGGCCGATCCGAGATCAGCGCAATCGGCGCGACCCCGGAGGCGGCGACCGACTACCGGTCGATTACCTACCGCCGCCCCGTGCTGCTCATGATGGGCGACGAGCGGGCCGGCCTTTCGGACGGCCAACGAGGAAGCTGCGACCGGCTGGTAAGAATCCCGATGGTCGGCAGTCCCGATTCGCTCAACCTCGCGATGGCCGGGACTTTGATGCTTTACGAGGCATACAACCAGCGCCACCCGGTGGCGCGCCGGGAGCGGTGA
- a CDS encoding redoxin family protein, producing the protein MKSTSLFLVGLATIASVAAVRQNATTHIIAGEPTQSWSLTDSNGKKHSLSDYKGKFVVLEWTNKDCPFVRKHYESGNMQATQAKAKEMGAVWLTIISSAPGNQGYLSPSEANAYRSEMKVKSAATLFDTAGKVGRNYGAKTTPQIVVLDKAGNVVYNGAIDDRATPDPEDIKGAKNYALAALSEAMAGKKVTVATSRPYGCSVKY; encoded by the coding sequence ATGAAATCCACCTCACTTTTCCTCGTCGGTCTCGCGACGATAGCGAGCGTCGCCGCCGTGCGGCAGAACGCGACCACCCACATCATCGCCGGTGAACCGACGCAAAGCTGGTCGTTAACCGACTCGAACGGTAAGAAGCACAGCCTCAGCGATTACAAGGGCAAGTTCGTGGTCCTGGAGTGGACGAACAAGGATTGCCCGTTCGTGCGGAAGCATTACGAAAGCGGCAACATGCAGGCGACCCAAGCGAAGGCGAAGGAGATGGGCGCGGTCTGGCTCACGATCATTTCCTCCGCTCCGGGAAATCAGGGGTACCTCTCCCCCTCCGAGGCGAACGCCTACCGCAGCGAAATGAAGGTTAAGTCCGCTGCCACTCTGTTTGACACGGCCGGCAAGGTGGGCCGAAACTACGGCGCGAAGACGACTCCGCAGATCGTGGTGCTCGACAAGGCCGGCAACGTGGTGTACAACGGGGCCATCGACGACAGGGCGACTCCGGATCCCGAAGACATCAAGGGAGCGAAGAACTACGCTCTCGCCGCCCTGAGCGAGGCGATGGCGGGCAAGAAGGTCACCGTCGCTACCAGCCGCCCCTACGGCTGTTCGGTAAAGTACTAG